A region from the Bubalus kerabau isolate K-KA32 ecotype Philippines breed swamp buffalo chromosome 12, PCC_UOA_SB_1v2, whole genome shotgun sequence genome encodes:
- the TPT1 gene encoding translationally-controlled tumor protein codes for MRSGSGRVGLFRPLPPPPERRSGRTALALSSGLLLSQRRCRLPPVAIMIIYRDLISHDEMFSDIYKIREVADGLCLEVEGKMVSRTEGNIDDSLIGGNASAEGPEGEGTESTVITGVDIVMNHHLQETSFTKEAYKKYIKDYMKSIKGKLEEQRPERVKPFMTGAAEQIKHILANFKNYQFFIGENMNPDGMVALLDYREDGVTPYMIFFKDGLEMEKC; via the exons ATGAGGTCGGGGAGCGGCAGAGTCGGCCTTTTCCGcccgctcccccctccccccgagcGCCGCTCTGGCCGCACTGCGCTCGCTCTGAGCTCCGGGCTCCTGCTAAGCCAGCGCCGCTGTCGCCTCCCTCCAGTCGCCATCATGATCATCTACCGGGACCTCATTAGCC ATGACGAGATGTTCTCCGACATCTATAAGATCCGGGAGGTCGCGGACGGGCTGTGTCTGGAGGTGGAGGGGAAG ATGGTCAGTAGGACAGAGGGTAACATCGATGACTCGCTCATTGGTGGAAATGCCTCCGCTGAAGGCCCCGAGGGCGAAGGTACCGAAAGCACAGTAATCACTGGTGTCGATATTGTCATGAACCATCACTTGCAGGAAACCAGCTTCACAAAAGAAGCCTACAAGAAGTACATCAAAGATTACATGAAGTC AATCAAAGGGAAACTTGAAGAACAGAGACCAGAAAGAGTAAAACCTTTTATGACAGGGGCTGCAGAACAAATCAAGCACATCCTTGCTAATTTCAAAAACTATCAg TTCTTTATTGGTGAAAACATGAATCCAGATGGCATGGTTGCTCTGCTGGACTACCGTGAGGATGGTGTAACCCCATATATGATTTTCTTTAAGGATGGTTTAGAGATGGAAAAATGT TAA